TAAAACATCAAAATATTGCCAATATTTCTTACGCCACCTGTATTTTTTTCTAAAATACTTAAAGAATCTTCGAATAACCATCTTGGCACCAATCACATTATGTATTGTATCCTCTATGAATAAGTAACTGAGAGGGGTTGACAAATATTTGCATGTGTGATATATTACAATGTTGTTTAAAAAAAGAATATAATAATCAGTTCGTCACTCGTTCATTTTGCTAACCAAGGGAGGAAAATATGTCTTGTCCAAAAGCTCTTACAAAAGGAAATAAAATTGTTGTACATTTTCATGCTGGCAGAGAATCCGCAGGAAGCCCCGGTTATAAAATTGGTAATTTTATTAGTGTTGAAGTGCCTGAAAAAAACAAAGACTGTCTGTTTCCTTACCTACTTCTTGATGTAGGTGGCAAAGAAAATGTAATTCCAATTAATGCAATTAGACTAATTAGTCTTAATGTGTGATAAATTGTGTCACCAGCCCAGGAGTTGTTATTCCTGGGTTTTTTATTTAATATTATTATGTGTTATTCTATTAAATAGAAATTAAATATCAATTATGAAAAATACATACATTTTATCTCTAGGTGGTTCACTAATTGTTCCGGAAATCGGAATAATTGATTGGAAATTTTTAAAAGCGTTTCGAACACTTATTCTAGCTCGCATAAAAAAGGGTGAAAAGTTTTTTATTATTTCTGGTGGAGGAGCCACCGCTAGAAACTACATTCAAGCCGCAGATAGAATAGTTAAAACCAGTGACAATGATCGTGATTGGCTCGGAATTCATGCCACTAGATTAAATGCCCATCTTTTAAGAACAATATTTCGAGACGTGGCTCAGGCAAGCATTATTAAAAATCCTAGCTTTAAACTACAGGTTAAAAAAAAGGTAGTTATAGCTGGTGGCTGGAAACCAGGATGGTCAACGGATTATGTTGCCACACTCATCGCCCAAGAATACGAAATAGAAAAAATTATAAACCTTTCAAATATTGATTATGTTTATACTCAAGATCCGAAAGAAAATCCAAATGCCCAAAAAATAGAAGAAATAGATTGGACCAACTTTCAAAAAATTGTTGGAAAGAAATGGAGTCCAGGACTAAATGCCCCTTTTGACCCAATCGCAAGTCAAAAATGCAATCAATTAAATTTAGAGGTCTCAATTTTAAACGGAAAAAATATTAAAAATCTCATCAAATATTTTGAAGGAGATAAGTTCAAAGGAACAATTATAAAAAATAAAAAAGAGCGGTAGTGTCCGCTCTTTTGGTTTCATAGAAAACTAATTTCTATTTTTACATTTAGTTTTTCTAAATCCTTTCTAAGCTTTTTTTTATTTAACTTTTTCTTTATTCTTGATTTGTTTACAATCTTTAAATAATATGTCCCTTTATCATAAAAGGCTGTAATTCTCATATTATCACCAGAGGCACCAATATTATTTAGATATTTTTTCGTTACTACAATTATTAGCGCTCTTGTATTTATTACTCGCTCTTCCTTTTCTTTGCTCAGTCTAGCAAAAGTTAAAACCATCAACAGTTGCATCTCACTAAAAGCGAAACTCGGTATCATGTCTAGCAAAATTTGGTTATTGTCCAAAAACAAAATTTTTTTATTTTTCTTCTTGTTAACATCTCTCTGTTCGTCATTGAATGTTTTCTGTATTTCTAAATACATTTTTTCACTAAATTGAATAAATGTGCTACGCATGTCTATTTTGGTTGAAAACTCTCTGTCATCATCATCGAATGAAAATTCTTTAAATATTGATAAAAATTTAATCCAAGTATTCTCGTACATTTCATTAAAAGTTTCTGGTCTATCTTCATTTAACATGTTGCCTCCTTTTTTAATGTGCAAAAACATATCTTAGCCTAAAATCATCTTTTTATCAAGTGTTAGTGGTGAATTAATTGAATTTAAGCTTAATAGCTGGTATAATTTTTTTATAAATTAAACAATTTTATGCCAATTCCACAACTTAACAAGACATATAAATCACAGCAAAGCTGGAGAAAATTAAAAAACACCAAATCTCCTAAAAAGAGAGCCTCACTAAAAAAATCTTCTCCAAAAAGAAGGAAGAATAAAGATAATTATTCCAGTTTTTTTGCTAATTTTAAACGAAAAATTATACTTTCTATTCTATTTTTACTGGTTTTGTCTTTTTTAGTTGGTTCTGTTTCTGTCGCCTTTATTGCCCGAGGTCTTCCTGACCCAAACAAGCTCATGGAAAGAGAATTGGCCCAAACAACTAAGATATATGATCGAACTGGGGAAACCGTTCTTTATGAAATACATGGAGATCAGCAACGAACGCTGGTAAATCTAGAAGAAATACCTGAATATATAAAATGGGCATCTATTTCTATTGAGGATAAGAATTTTTACAAACACAATGGGGTTAGTGTTTGGGGTATTCTCAGAGGCGTCGTTTGGCAAAAATTAAGAGGAAAACCTGTTCAAGGCGGCTCAACCCTCACTCAACAATTCATTAAAAACGCTGTTTTAACGAACGAAAGAACTATAACCAGAAAGGTCAAAGAATGGATTCTTGCCTATAAGCTTGAACAAAAATTTTCCAAAGATGAAATATTACAACTCTATTTAAATGAAATTCCTTATGGATCAACTGCTTACGGAATTGAAGCAGCTAGTCAAAAATATTTTGCAAAAAGTGCTCGTGATATTAGTTTAGCTGAAGCGGCAATATTAGCAGCGCTTCCCCAAGCGCCCACTGCTTATTCTCCCTATGGAAACAATAAAGATCACTTAATCGTTAGACAACACTATATTCTTGATTTAATGGTTGAACAAAACTATGTTTCTAAAGAAGATGCCGAAATAGCAAAAAACTTTGAGCTTGTTTTTAAAAAACAGACCGCTAACATAAAAGCGCCTCATTTTGTAATGTACATAAAAGAACTTCTCTCAGAAAAATACGGCGAAAAAATGATTGAACAAGATGGCCTTAAAATAACTACAACTCTTGATTTATATAAACAAGAAGTTGCTGAAGAAATAATTACTGAGCTTGGTGACAAAAACAACGAAAACTATCAAGCCACAAATTCCGCCCTTGTATCAATTGACCCAAAAACAGGACAAATTCTTGCTATGGTTGGATCGAGAGATTATTTTAATGACAAAATTGATGGTCAGGTAAATATTACAACCAGCCTTAGACAGCCAGGGTCGTCAATGAAACCATTAATTTATGCCTCAACTTTTCTAAAAGGATTAACTCCTAGTTCTATTCTCTATGATGTTGTAACCAATTTTTCACAAGACAAAGAAAATCCCTATGAACCACACAATTATACCTTAGAAGAAAATGGACCAGTTTCAATTAGAAAAGCCCTTGCTGGTTCTCTTAATATTCCTGCCGTAAAAGCGCTTTATATCGCTGGTGTTGAGAATGTTCTTGATTTAGCAAAAAATGTTGGTTATACCAGCCTAGGAGATAAAGATCGTTTTGGATTATCTTTAGTCCTTGGAGGAGCGGAGGTTAGGTTAATCGAACACACTAACGCCTATTCGGCTTTTGCAAGAGAGGGGAACATTAGTCCCATCACCTCTATCTTAAAAATTGAAGATAAAGATGGCGTTATTATTGAAGAATGGAAAGAAGATAGCAAAAAAGTCCTCGACCCTAAAGTGGCCCGTGCTATAAATGACATTCTCTCAGATAACAATGCCCGTTCTTATGCTTTTGGTGAAAATAATTGGCTCACACTTGGAGATAGACCAGTTGCTGCCAAAACAGGCACCACAAACGACTACAGAGACGCCTGGACTATCGGCTACACACCATCTCTTGTCACTGGTGTTTGGGTTGGAAACAACAACAACGACGAGATGAAAAGAGGAGCAGCTGGAGGGGTTGTTGCTGCGCCAATTTGGAATTCTTATATGAAAAGAGTTTTAGGAGATACTCCAAAAGAAGAGTTTAATAAATTTGAGAAAGAATTGACCGGTAAAGCTATCTTGG
The DNA window shown above is from Patescibacteria group bacterium and carries:
- the pyrH gene encoding UMP kinase — its product is MKNTYILSLGGSLIVPEIGIIDWKFLKAFRTLILARIKKGEKFFIISGGGATARNYIQAADRIVKTSDNDRDWLGIHATRLNAHLLRTIFRDVAQASIIKNPSFKLQVKKKVVIAGGWKPGWSTDYVATLIAQEYEIEKIINLSNIDYVYTQDPKENPNAQKIEEIDWTNFQKIVGKKWSPGLNAPFDPIASQKCNQLNLEVSILNGKNIKNLIKYFEGDKFKGTIIKNKKER
- a CDS encoding PBP1A family penicillin-binding protein, translated to MPIPQLNKTYKSQQSWRKLKNTKSPKKRASLKKSSPKRRKNKDNYSSFFANFKRKIILSILFLLVLSFLVGSVSVAFIARGLPDPNKLMERELAQTTKIYDRTGETVLYEIHGDQQRTLVNLEEIPEYIKWASISIEDKNFYKHNGVSVWGILRGVVWQKLRGKPVQGGSTLTQQFIKNAVLTNERTITRKVKEWILAYKLEQKFSKDEILQLYLNEIPYGSTAYGIEAASQKYFAKSARDISLAEAAILAALPQAPTAYSPYGNNKDHLIVRQHYILDLMVEQNYVSKEDAEIAKNFELVFKKQTANIKAPHFVMYIKELLSEKYGEKMIEQDGLKITTTLDLYKQEVAEEIITELGDKNNENYQATNSALVSIDPKTGQILAMVGSRDYFNDKIDGQVNITTSLRQPGSSMKPLIYASTFLKGLTPSSILYDVVTNFSQDKENPYEPHNYTLEENGPVSIRKALAGSLNIPAVKALYIAGVENVLDLAKNVGYTSLGDKDRFGLSLVLGGAEVRLIEHTNAYSAFAREGNISPITSILKIEDKDGVIIEEWKEDSKKVLDPKVARAINDILSDNNARSYAFGENNWLTLGDRPVAAKTGTTNDYRDAWTIGYTPSLVTGVWVGNNNNDEMKRGAAGGVVAAPIWNSYMKRVLGDTPKEEFNKFEKELTGKAILDGIIEGKKTIKIDTISGLLATDETPEEFIEEITLEEHHSILHYIDKKDPLGKIPEKPEKDSQYLEWEEKIRAWAEKISSSTIASIPTEYDNIHSEENKPALKITSPKNKTKKDNLELIVTVETSAPRGVNHVNYYIDNYLISKTSRPPFSLNENISYLKNGEHTLRALACDDVFNCQEDEIKFNLNIQNNIISDTIKLELLEPSNGLAVSNFDFPLKLKTQNDNSGQVAVINYYFINDKLEKIYISSNAPVKSTINEALWIEAPVSGTYKIFAESTSWTSQVVKTNESLIIINNTLDMASSAETIIE